From a single Calothrix sp. NIES-2098 genomic region:
- a CDS encoding group 1 glycosyl transferase, whose protein sequence is MRSQLKTLLPLFQDHPELTTVLGQKARNRVLERYTLTDNITHLEQLYREVLLQRPLPVSHRL, encoded by the coding sequence GTGCGATCACAATTAAAAACTCTCTTACCACTATTCCAAGACCATCCTGAGTTAACAACTGTATTAGGACAGAAAGCCAGAAATCGTGTCCTAGAACGCTATACCCTCACTGATAATATTACTCACTTGGAACAGTTATACCGCGAAGTTTTACTCCAGCGACCTTTACCAGTAAGTCATAGATTATAA
- a CDS encoding putative PilT protein, with the protein MEGVPSVVNHLRSLGQVQLATSVIVAGELRFMAQNSQEKAANLIKINLFLRRINLYGIDKETTEIYGDFKSEIIKQFAGKDKNKRKTTKLHTIGISENDLWIAATAIRHSLIIVSCDSDFERMRQVREFSLQSWV; encoded by the coding sequence ATGGAAGGTGTGCCTAGCGTTGTAAATCACTTGCGTTCCCTTGGGCAAGTACAATTGGCAACGAGTGTTATTGTGGCTGGGGAGTTGCGCTTTATGGCGCAAAATTCCCAAGAAAAAGCTGCTAATTTAATCAAAATAAATTTATTTCTGCGCCGAATTAACCTATATGGAATCGACAAAGAAACAACAGAAATATACGGTGATTTTAAATCGGAAATTATTAAGCAATTTGCTGGCAAAGACAAAAATAAACGTAAAACAACTAAACTACATACTATTGGCATTAGTGAAAATGACCTTTGGATAGCTGCAACCGCTATACGCCATTCACTAATTATTGTTTCTTGTGATAGTGACTTTGAACGAATGCGACAAGTAAGAGAGTTTTCTTTGCAAAGTTGGGTTTAA
- a CDS encoding group 1 glycosyl transferase, with protein sequence MRIAWIGKKSPFCGNVTYSREITNALLDRGHEVSFLHFAQEESEPDNWPKFQEVPLPFIYKSQVYTIPTFKATKVLTDSLRQIKPDIVHASLTLSPLDFILPEICEQLNLPLIATFHTPFAGKGAKLISGTQLLAYQLYAPFLVNYDRVIVFSQIQRELLARMGVREENVAVIPNGVDITKYSPGPSQIKAEFQAERLFVYQGRIAPEKNVESLLRAWKQSDMEPDSKLLIVGDGPLKPSLQPFYGTEEGIIWLGFIADEDRRVEILRGADVFILPSLVEGLSLSLLEAMSSGLACLATDVGADGEVLEKGAGVVLNTKTVRSQLKTLLPLFQDHPELTTVLGQKARNRVLERYTLTDNITQLEQLYREVLLQRPLPVSHRL encoded by the coding sequence ATGCGTATAGCCTGGATTGGAAAAAAATCACCATTTTGTGGCAATGTCACTTACAGTCGAGAAATTACAAATGCCTTGCTAGATCGAGGGCATGAAGTTAGCTTTCTCCACTTTGCCCAAGAAGAATCTGAACCTGATAACTGGCCAAAATTCCAAGAAGTTCCCTTACCCTTCATTTATAAGTCCCAGGTTTACACAATTCCCACTTTTAAAGCAACGAAAGTATTAACTGATTCGTTGCGGCAAATTAAACCAGATATCGTCCACGCTTCTTTGACTTTATCTCCTCTGGACTTTATTCTTCCAGAAATTTGCGAGCAACTGAATTTGCCCTTAATTGCTACATTCCACACACCATTTGCAGGTAAGGGGGCAAAACTCATCTCCGGAACGCAGCTTTTGGCCTATCAGCTGTACGCACCTTTTTTAGTTAACTACGATCGCGTCATTGTCTTTTCCCAAATTCAGCGAGAGTTATTAGCGCGGATGGGTGTGCGGGAAGAAAATGTGGCTGTGATTCCCAACGGAGTCGATATTACTAAATATTCTCCTGGCCCTTCTCAAATCAAAGCAGAATTTCAAGCCGAACGCTTATTTGTCTATCAAGGTCGGATAGCACCGGAAAAGAATGTCGAATCTCTGCTACGTGCTTGGAAGCAGTCAGACATGGAACCCGATAGCAAGTTGTTGATTGTTGGCGATGGGCCTTTGAAGCCTTCTTTACAGCCGTTTTATGGTACAGAGGAAGGCATTATCTGGCTAGGATTTATTGCCGATGAAGACAGACGCGTCGAGATTTTACGGGGAGCAGATGTATTTATTTTACCTTCGTTGGTAGAGGGGCTATCTTTATCTCTCTTAGAAGCAATGTCATCTGGACTGGCTTGTTTAGCTACAGACGTGGGTGCAGATGGGGAAGTATTGGAGAAAGGTGCAGGGGTAGTTTTAAATACCAAGACAGTGCGATCGCAATTAAAAACCCTCTTACCACTATTCCAAGACCATCCTGAGTTAACAACTGTATTAGGGCAGAAAGCGAGAAATCGTGTCCTAGAACGCTATACCCTCACTGATAATATTACTCAGTTGGAACAGTTGTATCGCGAAGTTTTACTCCAGCGACCTTTACCAGTAAGTCATAGATTATAA